In Candidatus Binataceae bacterium, the following proteins share a genomic window:
- a CDS encoding Rne/Rng family ribonuclease has translation MKREIVINSSALEVRVAVIEDRALAEFYLERDQRGGLAGGIFKGKVTRVLPGMQAAFVDIGLEKHGFLHVSDYLNGDSYASAAEVLGEEDVETEPLADDDEFAPPLNDEGAAQFEALDTFESDAADETHEAAPEAVPAGPHRRGRGRGRRRRTEPPRNRQPIEEQLKRGQEIIVQVAKEPMGTKGARLTSFISLPGRHLVYTPTSGRIGISRRIESGEERSRLRAAVRELAAQGGFIVRTACEGVSKKDIQRDVMYLTKLWSSIVKQAESSSPASLLYDDLEVSLRIVRDLFSSDVERIRCDDPTIYGKIVQFVQTYMPRLRSRISLYEGSEPIFDQFGIEQQLDQALDRKVWLKSGGYLIFDQAEALTAIDVNTGRFVGKHNQDETVLKTNLEAAEEVVKQLRLRNIGGIIIVDFIDMSREADRKRVTETLMQALKRDKARSSVLKISELGLVQMTRKRTRESLQEMVTQPCPICEGRSVVKSVATRAAEVIRGIQRAAGQHPRTDMLVVKVNPAVARFFYDSGGKELERAERLLEAKIILRSSENIAPGGFEMAPATAAA, from the coding sequence GTGAAACGTGAAATCGTAATCAACTCCTCGGCCTTGGAGGTACGCGTCGCAGTGATCGAGGATCGGGCGCTGGCGGAGTTCTACCTCGAACGCGATCAGCGCGGCGGCCTCGCCGGGGGTATCTTCAAGGGTAAGGTCACGCGTGTGCTGCCTGGGATGCAGGCGGCGTTCGTCGATATCGGCCTCGAAAAGCATGGTTTTCTACACGTTTCCGACTACCTCAACGGCGATAGTTATGCGTCCGCCGCAGAAGTGCTTGGCGAAGAGGACGTCGAGACCGAGCCGCTCGCTGATGACGACGAGTTCGCACCGCCGCTGAACGACGAGGGCGCAGCGCAGTTCGAAGCACTCGATACTTTCGAGTCCGACGCCGCCGACGAGACTCACGAGGCCGCCCCCGAGGCCGTGCCGGCCGGGCCTCATCGGCGTGGGCGTGGACGAGGACGCCGGCGGCGCACTGAGCCACCCCGCAATCGGCAACCGATCGAGGAGCAGCTCAAGCGCGGGCAGGAAATTATCGTGCAGGTGGCGAAGGAGCCGATGGGCACCAAGGGGGCGCGGCTGACGTCCTTCATCTCCCTGCCGGGACGCCATCTCGTATACACACCCACTAGCGGGCGCATTGGGATCTCGCGGCGGATCGAGAGCGGCGAGGAGCGCTCGCGGCTGCGCGCGGCGGTAAGGGAGCTGGCCGCACAAGGCGGCTTCATCGTGCGCACGGCGTGCGAGGGCGTCAGCAAAAAGGACATCCAGCGCGACGTGATGTACCTGACGAAGCTCTGGAGCTCGATCGTCAAGCAGGCGGAGTCGTCGTCGCCGGCGTCGCTGCTCTACGATGATCTGGAGGTTTCGCTGCGGATCGTGCGCGATCTCTTTTCCAGCGATGTCGAGCGCATCCGCTGCGATGATCCGACGATTTACGGCAAGATCGTTCAGTTCGTGCAAACGTATATGCCGCGTCTGCGCTCGCGGATTTCCCTGTACGAAGGGAGCGAACCGATCTTCGATCAGTTCGGGATCGAGCAGCAGCTCGATCAGGCGCTCGATCGCAAGGTCTGGCTCAAATCGGGCGGCTATTTGATTTTTGATCAGGCCGAGGCGCTGACCGCGATTGACGTCAACACCGGCCGTTTCGTCGGCAAGCACAATCAGGACGAGACGGTTTTGAAGACCAATCTCGAGGCTGCGGAAGAGGTGGTCAAGCAACTGCGGCTGCGCAATATCGGCGGCATCATCATCGTGGATTTCATCGATATGTCGCGCGAGGCCGATCGCAAACGGGTGACGGAAACCCTCATGCAGGCGCTCAAGCGCGACAAGGCGCGCAGTTCCGTCCTCAAGATCTCGGAATTGGGACTAGTCCAGATGACGCGCAAACGCACGCGCGAAAGCCTCCAGGAGATGGTTACCCAGCCCTGCCCGATTTGTGAGGGCCGGTCGGTAGTGAAGTCGGTCGCGACGCGGGCGGCGGAGGTGATTCGCGGGATTCAGCGGGCCGCCGGGCAGCATCCGCGAACCGACATGCTGGTGGTCAAGGTCAACCCCGCGGTCGCGCGGTTTTTCTACGATAGCGGCGGCAAGGAACTCGAGCGCGCTGAACGTCTGCTCGAAGCCAAAATCATTTTGCGTTCATCCGAGAATATCGCGCCCGGCGGCTTCGAGATGGCGCCCGCCACCGCCGCTGCCTGA